One Astyanax mexicanus isolate ESR-SI-001 chromosome 3, AstMex3_surface, whole genome shotgun sequence genomic region harbors:
- the laptm4b gene encoding lysosomal-associated transmembrane protein 4B — translation MISPWDRWYTTSCCLCCHVRTGTIILGVWYMLINAVVLLILLSALNDPVQYHYHLTSAELGTDLDVMDDANMCIAAAISLLMILICGMATYGAYKQHAAWIIPFFCYQIFDFALNTLVAISVVVYPNTIQDYLQQLPGTFPYKEDLMSTNNMCLVFAVLLFIGCILAFKAYLIACVWNCYRYVSGRGTTEVLVYVTTNDTTVLLPSYEEVVAIPPKEPPPQYVSA, via the exons ATGATTTCTCCGTGGGACAGATGGTACACGACGAGCTGCTGCCTCTGCTGTCACGTCCGGACGGGCACCATTATCCTGGGGGTCTGGTACATG CTCATCAATGCAGTGGTTCTCTTAATCCTGCTGTCTGCTCTAAATGACCCGGTCCAGTACCACTACCACCTCACTAGTGCTGAACTCGGCACAGATTTGGACGTCATGGACGATGCAA ATATGTGCATCGCTGCTGCAATTTCCCTACTAATGATTCTGATCTGTGGGATGGCAACCTACGGTGCTTATAAG CAACATGCTGCTTGGATCATTCCTTTTTTCTGCTACCAAATCTTTGATTTTGCCCTTAACACCTTGGTAGCAATAAGTGTTGTGGTTTACCCAAACACCATTCAGGACTACCTTCAGCAGTTG CCTGGGACCTTTCCATACAAAGAGGACTTGATGTCCACAAACAACATGTGCCTAGTTTTTGCAGTTCTGCTCTTCATTGGCTGCATCCTGGCCTTTAAG gctTACCTGATTGCCTGTGTATGGAACTGCTACAGATATGTTAGTGGAAGAGGCACCACAGAGGTCTTGGTTTATGTCACTACAAATGATACCACA GTACTGCTTCCGTCCTATGAGGAGGTTGTCGCCATTCCACCGAAGGAGCCGCCTCCTCAGTATGTTTCAGcatga
- the rpl30 gene encoding 60S ribosomal protein L30 codes for MVAAKKTKKSLESINSRLQLVMKSGKYVLGYRQSQKMIRQGKAKLVILANNCPALRKSEVEYYAMLAKTGVHHYSGNNIELGTACGKYYRVCTLAIIDPGDSDIIRSMPDQQQGGEK; via the exons ATGGTGGCCGCTAAGAAAACG AAAAAGTCCTTGGAGTCCATCAACTCCAGACTCCAGCTGGTAATGAAGAGTGGCAAATATGTGCTGGGATATAGACAGTCACAGAAGATGATTCGCCAAGGCAAAGCCAAGCTGGTTATCCTGGCCAACAACTGCCCTGCTCTCAG GAAATCGGAGGTCGAGTACTACGCCATGTTGGCCAAAACCGGTGTCCACCACTACAGTGGGAACAACATTGAACTTGGCACAGCCTGTGGTAAATACTACAGGGTGTGCACACTTGCCATCATTGATCCCG GCGATTCTGATATCATCAGAAGCATGCCAGACCAGCAGCAGGGAGGCGAGAAGTAG